The following are encoded together in the bacterium genome:
- a CDS encoding SDR family oxidoreductase yields the protein MTTALQDKVALVAGATRGAGRGIAVALGAAGATVYATGRTTRTQRSEMDRPETIEETAELVTAAGGRGIAVRVDHLVPEEVRALVARIEREQGRLHVLVNDIWGLTTMEWGKPVWESSLDLGLHTLRRAVDTHAITSHFAIPLLLKTRGGLVVEVTDGTDAYNARHYRVSFFYDLAKAAVNRMAFALAHELGPHGATALSLTPGWLRSEAMLDAYRVTEATWRDATKVQPHFAISETPTYVGRAVVALASDPDVARWNGASVSSGELARVYGFTDVDGSRPDAWRYLVEVQDAGKPADVTGYR from the coding sequence ATGACGACCGCGTTGCAGGACAAGGTGGCGCTGGTGGCGGGAGCGACGCGCGGCGCGGGCCGCGGGATCGCCGTCGCGCTCGGCGCAGCGGGGGCAACCGTGTACGCGACCGGGCGCACGACGCGGACGCAGCGTTCCGAGATGGACCGCCCGGAAACCATCGAGGAGACCGCCGAGCTGGTGACGGCGGCGGGCGGACGCGGCATCGCCGTCCGCGTCGACCATCTCGTCCCGGAGGAGGTGCGCGCGCTCGTCGCACGCATCGAGCGCGAGCAAGGCCGTCTGCACGTGCTGGTGAACGACATCTGGGGCCTCACGACGATGGAGTGGGGCAAGCCCGTGTGGGAGTCGTCGCTCGACCTCGGGCTGCACACGCTGCGCCGCGCCGTCGACACGCACGCCATCACGAGCCACTTCGCGATCCCGCTGCTGTTGAAAACGCGCGGTGGCCTGGTCGTCGAGGTCACCGATGGCACCGACGCCTACAATGCGCGCCACTACCGCGTCTCGTTCTTCTACGACCTCGCCAAGGCGGCGGTGAACCGCATGGCCTTCGCCCTCGCGCACGAGCTCGGGCCGCACGGGGCGACGGCGCTGTCGCTCACGCCGGGTTGGTTGCGCTCGGAGGCGATGCTCGATGCCTATCGGGTGACGGAGGCTACCTGGCGCGACGCGACGAAGGTCCAGCCGCACTTCGCGATCTCCGAGACCCCCACCTACGTCGGCCGCGCCGTCGTGGCGCTCGCGTCCGATCCGGACGTCGCGCGCTGGAACGGCGCGTCCGTGTCGTCGGGCGAGCTCGCGCGGGTGTACGGCTTCACCGACGTCGACGGCAGCCGCCCCGACGCGTGGCGCTACCTCGTCGAGGTGCAGGACGCCGGGAAGCCGGCGGACGTGACCGGGTATCGCTGA
- a CDS encoding acetyl-CoA carboxylase carboxyltransferase subunit: MTTRAAAKSPPTETVKPSLDNPFAEAPTIRDESLPPYDQALRDGEELRRRPYTAAGTVQILRQHARNRMTVWERIDALQDRDAQATVLWQNWGKNLDGASIATLVTTINGRDVAIYGHDFTVRAGSMDATNGRKLANLIYLAGERGMPLIGMNDSAGAYVPAGIGGLDGYAEAFTALRRISGVVPSIMCMFGFNAGGGSYLPRQGSFMIQPDDTFFGLTGPGVVKSVLGEDVSPDELGGPRVHGASGVTDVCVTDEVAALRTARRLLSYLPSSNKVMAPFLPTGDPIERRTIEVDALLRKAFNSPTGFNTPLDVSIIIERVCDRGDYFELQPDRARNAITAFGRLGGHVVGFVANNSAVASGQIDVDAAFKIARFVRFCSLYNVPVIFIEDTTGFLPGREQESRGIVQAGRAMLDSIIDLRTPRILLILRNAFGGAYAAFNCYATGADLVLALPTTRVAVMGPAGKEYVYKDELRAARAKAREHGEDWLKAQEAEIGQRYERELMNPREALSLGSISEIVMPDDLRHVLARNLEGLLRAYTPGPMTGPQREFH; this comes from the coding sequence ATGACGACACGAGCTGCCGCCAAATCGCCCCCGACCGAGACCGTGAAGCCGAGCCTCGACAACCCGTTCGCCGAGGCCCCGACGATCCGCGACGAGAGCCTGCCGCCCTACGACCAGGCGCTGCGCGACGGCGAGGAGCTGCGCCGCCGGCCGTACACCGCCGCCGGCACCGTGCAGATCCTGCGCCAGCACGCCCGCAACCGGATGACCGTCTGGGAGCGCATCGACGCGCTGCAGGATCGCGACGCCCAGGCGACCGTGCTCTGGCAGAACTGGGGCAAGAACCTCGACGGCGCCTCGATCGCCACCCTGGTGACCACCATCAACGGCCGTGACGTCGCCATCTACGGCCACGACTTCACCGTCCGCGCCGGCTCGATGGACGCCACCAACGGCCGCAAGCTGGCCAACCTGATCTACCTGGCCGGCGAGCGCGGCATGCCGCTGATCGGCATGAACGACAGCGCCGGCGCCTACGTGCCGGCCGGCATCGGCGGTCTCGACGGCTACGCCGAGGCGTTCACCGCCCTGCGCCGGATCAGCGGCGTCGTGCCGAGCATCATGTGCATGTTCGGCTTCAACGCCGGCGGCGGCTCCTACCTGCCGCGCCAGGGCAGCTTCATGATCCAGCCCGACGACACCTTCTTCGGCCTCACCGGGCCGGGGGTGGTGAAGAGCGTGCTGGGCGAGGACGTGTCGCCCGACGAGCTCGGCGGCCCGCGCGTCCACGGCGCCTCCGGCGTCACCGACGTGTGCGTCACCGACGAGGTGGCGGCGCTGCGCACCGCCCGCCGCCTGCTCTCCTACCTGCCGAGTTCCAACAAGGTGATGGCGCCGTTCCTGCCGACCGGCGACCCGATCGAGCGCCGCACCATCGAAGTCGACGCCCTGCTGCGCAAGGCGTTCAACTCGCCGACCGGCTTCAACACCCCGCTGGACGTCTCGATCATCATCGAGCGCGTGTGCGACCGCGGCGATTACTTCGAGCTGCAGCCCGACCGGGCGCGCAACGCGATCACCGCCTTCGGCCGCCTCGGCGGGCACGTGGTCGGCTTCGTCGCCAACAACAGCGCCGTCGCCAGCGGCCAGATCGACGTCGACGCCGCCTTCAAGATCGCCCGCTTCGTCCGCTTCTGCTCGCTGTACAACGTGCCGGTCATCTTCATCGAGGACACCACCGGCTTCCTGCCCGGCCGCGAGCAGGAGAGCCGCGGCATCGTCCAGGCCGGGCGCGCCATGCTCGATTCGATCATCGACCTGCGCACGCCGCGCATCCTGCTCATCCTGCGCAACGCCTTCGGCGGCGCCTACGCGGCCTTCAACTGCTACGCCACCGGCGCCGACCTGGTGCTGGCGCTGCCGACCACCCGCGTCGCGGTCATGGGCCCGGCGGGCAAGGAGTACGTCTACAAGGACGAGCTGCGCGCCGCCCGCGCCAAGGCCAGGGAGCACGGCGAGGACTGGCTCAAGGCGCAGGAGGCCGAGATCGGCCAGCGCTACGAGCGCGAGCTGATGAACCCGCGCGAAGCGCTGTCGCTGGGCTCGATCTCCGAGATCGTCATGCCCGACGACCTGCGCCACGTTCTCGCCCGCAACCTCGAAGGGCTGCTGCGCGCCTACACCCCCGGCCCGATGACCGGGCCGCAGCGCGAATTCCACTGA
- a CDS encoding HlyD family efflux transporter periplasmic adaptor subunit, producing the protein MNAVDPYSNNPLVHRDRRLGLAESEWVRTFACDDMRVLIVCRGPVRKEAIEVFREMGMTHIGILLSERDSIVFSRALSPEVRIMDPRHVHPVPDYSGATKDEREQRIQQIIAICRAHGYDYVFAGYGFMAEDAHFVRSLEEAGLRFIGPGSYTQSAAGAKDEAKRTAIANQVSVTPGINDATVRALLRKHPDRAALRQCAAQHRLEVAGLGEDGDLHAAAEALLEASYRAHLDLFTIDELAAAIQDEAARLLRENPGRRFRLKAIGGGGGKGQRIFSAADGVPGLVREILAEVKAGGVGDNKNMLIELNVESTRHNEIQMLGNGAWCVTLGGRDCSLQMHEQKLIEVSITQEGLRDAIERARAAGDGDKAAVLATDLGVLERMEAEAERFGRAVKLDSASTFECIVEGDRHYFMEVNTRIQVEHRVSELCYALRFTDPSDPAASFDVHSLIEAMALIARHGTRLPRPTRVPREGAALEVRLNATDGALQPAAGGIMVSWSDPIEVEIRDDQGISLKNPDTGLFMRYRLAGAYDSNVALLLATGATREESWARLTEVLRRTRLRGIDLATNREFHLGLMNWFLCRDPWAKPTTKFVVPYLTLVGLIEQEAQQIDLEYAFHEVERRRIAELGPEARACFDLKETLIERPLRLLFHEPHFLSAWLSRHMHDFAVGDGRVTWRRNPVEILYDTYRLLDMIDDASAPAAELIWSHDRALLDTALAFYAALARHLPAGLAWEEIDRALRGARPAFGIAAEQWARVRASHLGHQLGLEILALVPLIATRAGFYELRLGDDLSPIIPERLHDPALQEAMKKVLVPPPAMRSDEIVAAMGGVYWDREAPTLPPFVQVGSHFEKGQPLYIIEVMKMFNKVYAPFSGTVTELVMHEPGVVVRKGQTLFKVEPDEKLVVEDPAERARRIRARTDEYLSSVL; encoded by the coding sequence ATGAATGCCGTCGATCCGTACAGCAACAACCCGCTGGTCCATCGCGACCGGCGGCTCGGGCTCGCCGAGTCGGAGTGGGTGCGCACCTTCGCCTGCGACGACATGCGCGTCCTGATCGTCTGCCGCGGGCCGGTGCGGAAGGAAGCGATCGAGGTCTTCCGCGAGATGGGCATGACCCACATCGGCATCCTGCTCTCGGAGCGCGACAGCATCGTCTTCTCGCGCGCCCTCTCGCCCGAGGTGCGGATCATGGACCCGCGCCACGTCCATCCGGTGCCGGACTACAGCGGCGCCACCAAGGACGAGCGCGAGCAGCGCATCCAGCAGATCATCGCCATCTGCCGCGCGCACGGCTACGACTACGTCTTCGCAGGCTACGGCTTCATGGCCGAGGACGCGCACTTCGTGCGCTCGCTCGAGGAGGCCGGCCTGCGCTTCATCGGCCCGGGCTCGTATACGCAGTCGGCGGCGGGCGCCAAGGACGAGGCCAAGCGCACCGCCATCGCCAACCAGGTGTCGGTGACGCCCGGCATCAACGACGCCACGGTGCGCGCGCTGCTGCGCAAGCATCCCGACCGCGCGGCGCTGCGGCAGTGCGCCGCGCAACACCGGCTCGAGGTGGCGGGGCTGGGCGAGGACGGCGACCTGCACGCCGCCGCCGAGGCGCTGCTCGAGGCGTCGTACCGCGCCCACCTCGACCTCTTCACCATCGACGAGCTGGCGGCCGCGATCCAGGACGAAGCGGCCCGCCTGCTGCGCGAGAATCCCGGCCGCCGCTTCCGCCTCAAGGCGATCGGCGGCGGCGGCGGCAAGGGGCAGCGCATCTTCTCGGCCGCCGACGGCGTGCCCGGGCTGGTGCGCGAGATCCTCGCCGAGGTGAAGGCGGGCGGCGTCGGCGACAACAAGAACATGCTGATCGAGCTCAACGTCGAGTCGACGCGCCACAACGAGATCCAGATGCTCGGCAACGGCGCCTGGTGCGTGACGCTCGGCGGCCGCGACTGCTCGCTGCAGATGCACGAGCAGAAGCTGATCGAGGTCTCGATCACCCAGGAGGGGCTGCGCGATGCCATCGAGCGGGCGCGCGCCGCCGGCGACGGCGACAAGGCGGCGGTGCTGGCCACCGACCTCGGCGTGCTCGAGCGCATGGAGGCCGAGGCCGAGCGCTTCGGCCGCGCCGTCAAGCTCGACAGCGCCTCGACCTTCGAGTGCATCGTCGAGGGCGACCGCCACTACTTCATGGAGGTCAACACCCGGATCCAGGTCGAGCACCGCGTCTCCGAGCTCTGCTACGCCCTGCGCTTCACCGATCCGAGCGATCCGGCGGCGTCCTTCGACGTCCACTCGCTGATCGAGGCGATGGCGCTGATCGCCAGGCACGGGACGCGGCTGCCGCGGCCGACCCGGGTGCCGCGCGAGGGCGCCGCGCTGGAGGTGCGGCTCAATGCCACCGACGGCGCGCTGCAGCCGGCGGCGGGCGGCATCATGGTGTCGTGGTCGGACCCGATCGAGGTCGAGATCCGCGACGATCAGGGCATCAGCCTGAAGAACCCCGATACCGGCCTCTTCATGCGCTACCGCCTGGCCGGCGCCTACGACTCGAACGTCGCCCTGCTGCTCGCCACCGGCGCGACGCGCGAGGAGAGCTGGGCGCGCCTGACCGAGGTGCTGCGCCGCACCCGCCTGCGCGGCATCGACCTCGCCACCAACCGCGAGTTCCACCTCGGGTTGATGAACTGGTTCCTGTGCCGCGACCCGTGGGCGAAGCCGACGACCAAGTTCGTCGTGCCCTACCTGACGCTGGTCGGGCTGATCGAGCAGGAGGCGCAGCAGATCGACCTCGAATACGCCTTCCACGAGGTCGAACGCCGCCGCATCGCCGAGCTCGGCCCCGAGGCGCGCGCCTGCTTCGATCTCAAGGAGACGCTGATCGAACGGCCGCTGCGTCTGCTCTTCCACGAGCCGCACTTCCTCTCCGCCTGGCTGTCGCGGCACATGCACGACTTCGCCGTCGGCGACGGGCGGGTGACCTGGCGGCGCAACCCGGTCGAGATCCTCTACGACACCTACCGCCTGCTCGACATGATCGACGATGCCAGCGCGCCGGCGGCCGAGCTGATCTGGAGCCACGACCGCGCGCTGCTCGATACCGCCCTCGCCTTCTACGCGGCGCTGGCGCGGCACCTGCCGGCCGGCCTGGCGTGGGAGGAGATCGACCGCGCCCTGCGCGGCGCCCGGCCGGCGTTCGGCATCGCCGCCGAGCAGTGGGCGCGCGTCCGCGCCAGTCACCTCGGCCACCAGCTCGGGCTCGAGATCCTCGCCCTGGTGCCGCTGATCGCCACCCGCGCCGGCTTCTACGAGCTGCGCCTCGGCGACGACCTGTCGCCGATCATCCCCGAGCGGCTGCACGATCCGGCGCTGCAGGAGGCGATGAAGAAGGTGCTGGTGCCGCCGCCGGCGATGCGCTCGGACGAAATCGTCGCCGCCATGGGCGGCGTCTACTGGGATCGCGAGGCGCCGACCCTGCCGCCGTTCGTGCAGGTCGGCAGCCACTTCGAGAAGGGCCAGCCGCTCTACATCATCGAAGTGATGAAGATGTTCAACAAGGTCTACGCGCCGTTCTCCGGCACCGTCACCGAGCTGGTCATGCACGAGCCCGGCGTCGTCGTGCGCAAGGGCCAGACCCTGTTCAAGGTCGAGCCGGACGAGAAGCTGGTGGTCGAGGACCCGGCCGAACGGGCCCGCCGCATCCGCGCCCGCACGGACGAGTACCTGAGCAGCGTCCTATAG